From a single Polynucleobacter asymbioticus QLW-P1DMWA-1 genomic region:
- the pyrE gene encoding orotate phosphoribosyltransferase, producing MSSNNSNQDNFIRFALEAKVLSFGEFKTKAGRLSPYFFNAGGFNDGARLSALGRYYAKALQESNIQFDMLYGPAYKGITLAAATVIALADAGLNVPYAYNRKEAKDHGEGGVLVGAPVKGKVVIIDDVISAGTSVRESVDLIRKAGAEPTAVLIALDRMERSGTAAEIGAKSAVQAVEEEFGLPVISIANLTGVMSFLTASSDVQLSNYLPAVKAYRDKYGI from the coding sequence ATGAGCTCAAATAATTCAAATCAAGATAACTTTATTCGTTTTGCCTTAGAGGCAAAGGTTTTGTCCTTCGGAGAGTTTAAAACTAAAGCAGGACGTCTCTCGCCTTATTTCTTTAATGCCGGTGGATTTAATGATGGTGCACGACTGAGCGCTTTGGGTCGCTACTACGCAAAAGCGTTGCAAGAGTCGAATATTCAGTTTGATATGTTGTACGGCCCCGCATATAAAGGCATCACCTTAGCTGCCGCGACAGTGATCGCATTGGCTGATGCTGGTCTCAATGTGCCTTATGCCTATAACCGCAAAGAAGCAAAAGATCATGGCGAAGGCGGTGTATTGGTAGGTGCGCCCGTTAAAGGCAAAGTGGTCATTATTGATGATGTGATTTCTGCAGGTACCTCAGTACGCGAGTCAGTAGATCTGATTCGTAAGGCTGGAGCTGAACCGACTGCTGTGTTAATTGCCTTAGATCGCATGGAGCGATCAGGGACCGCAGCGGAGATTGGCGCAAAGTCTGCAGTTCAAGCTGTTGAAGAAGAATTTGGGCTGCCGGTGATTTCGATTGCCAATCTCACGGGCGTAATGTCATTCTTAACTGCTTCGAGTGATGTCCAGCTCAGTAATTATTTGCCAGCGGTAAAAGCATATCGAGATAAATACGGCATCTGA
- the dapF gene encoding diaminopimelate epimerase yields MHGAGNDFIVLNGIDQDLSEITREQWQALAHRQFGIGADQILLVEKATRPDADFRYRIFNADGGEVEQCGNGSRCFVRFVLDQGLSSKNPLRVEVAHTVLTLKSHPDGQVEVDMGAPIFDHNLIPFNANGLASMQEFHEMLYALPIDLPATHDSLVGVLSMGNPHAVQVVGDVDSAPVLEEGSAIERHPAFPNKVNVGYLQVLNRNEIKLRVYERGAGETLACGTGACAGVVSGIRRGLLDSPVKVHTRGGDLQIVWGGVIDEVAHPVIMTGPATTVFEGETEI; encoded by the coding sequence ATGCATGGTGCTGGCAATGATTTCATTGTGCTCAATGGCATCGATCAAGACCTTAGTGAAATTACACGTGAGCAATGGCAAGCCTTAGCACATCGCCAATTTGGGATTGGTGCAGATCAAATCTTATTAGTTGAAAAAGCAACTCGCCCTGATGCTGATTTTCGCTATCGTATTTTTAATGCTGATGGCGGGGAAGTAGAGCAATGTGGTAATGGCTCGCGTTGTTTTGTCCGTTTCGTCTTGGATCAAGGCTTGTCATCTAAAAATCCATTACGCGTTGAAGTAGCGCATACCGTTCTCACCCTCAAATCTCATCCAGATGGTCAGGTAGAAGTTGATATGGGTGCGCCGATTTTTGATCACAACCTTATTCCATTTAATGCAAATGGTTTAGCCAGCATGCAAGAGTTTCATGAAATGCTTTATGCACTTCCAATAGATCTGCCAGCAACTCATGACAGCCTGGTTGGCGTTCTCTCCATGGGCAATCCTCATGCAGTCCAGGTAGTTGGAGATGTAGATAGCGCGCCCGTCTTAGAAGAGGGGTCTGCGATTGAAAGACATCCAGCGTTTCCTAACAAGGTGAATGTAGGCTACTTGCAAGTGCTCAATCGCAATGAAATCAAGTTGCGTGTTTATGAGCGAGGCGCAGGAGAAACGCTAGCGTGCGGCACAGGCGCTTGTGCAGGCGTTGTTTCAGGAATCCGCAGAGGCCTATTAGATTCGCCAGTGAAGGTGCATACCCGTGGTGGTGATCTCCAGATCGTTTGGGGCGGAGTTATAGATGAAGTGGCACATCCCGTCATCATGACTGGTCCAGCCACTACAGTCTTCGAAGGCGAAACTGAAATCTAA